One Carassius auratus strain Wakin unplaced genomic scaffold, ASM336829v1 scaf_tig00005214, whole genome shotgun sequence genomic window carries:
- the LOC113070667 gene encoding legumain-like has product MSGKKWVLLVAGSKNWENYRHQANVCSLYQIIRKHGIPDEQIVVMMYDDIANNPENPTNGTIVSVVDDTDVYSGVLKDYTGKDVTPKNFLAALQGDASTNKKVINRFV; this is encoded by the exons ATGTCTGGAAAAAAATGGGTTCTCCTTGTCGCCGGCTCAAAGAACTGGGAAAATTACAGACACCAG GCCAATGTTTGCAGTTTATATCAGATAATTAGGAAACATGGGATTCCTGATGAGCAGATTGTGGTGATGATGTATGATGACATTGCTAACAATCCAGA AAACCCAACTAATGGAACCATTGTCAGTGTAGTTGATGACACAGACGTGTACTCAGGAGTTCTGAAGGACTACACTGGAAAG GATGTGACCCCAAAAAACTTCCTGGCTGCTCTTCAAGGGGATGCGAGTACAAACAAAAAAGTCATAAACAGGTTTGTTTGA
- the LOC113070665 gene encoding zona pellucida sperm-binding protein 4-like → MSRIQPTKQRQTLQLNLPVPAHLSIKSLHLPLTNQDWHINLHSQTSYRLVSSIACVCKTYPTPDLQSADHLHRHLRPHWPLLLNNGWKLVQILLVCAFCHAVPQWSKSLQDAQALKTQQFLFQKPVQQPTYQQFPPQKPVRQPTKQQFPIQKLVQQPTYQQFPLQKPVHQLPKQQIPLQKPVVKAEPLDKCAVADSEQIQCGLPGISGAACEAINCCFNGKQCFYGRAVTVQCIRDGQFVVVVSRDVTLPRLSLDSVHLLGGNDPPCAPVGSTSSFAIYQFPVTACGTSVMEDSRSVVYENRMTSSYEVGIGPYGSITRDSHFEFLFQCRYSGTSVEALVVEVNSVPPPPPVAAPGPLRVELRLANGQCVTKGCADGDEAYTSYYSDADYPITKVLREPVYVEVHIMERTDPNIVLMLGRCWTTSTPSPLSLPQWDLLIDGCPYQDDRYLTTLVPVTGSSGLQFPTHYKRFVVKMFTFVDPASLAALQETIFIHCSTEVCHPSSGSCEQSCTRKRRDTHIKAVSGEQTVVSSGEVTMVM, encoded by the exons ATGTCACGAATCCAGCCAACCAAGCAGCGTCAGACCCTACAGCTCAACCTCCCCGTTCCTGCTCACCTGAGTATTAAATCATTGCACCTGCCGCTGACCAATCAAGACTGGCATATAAACCTGCACTCACAGACATCTTACCGTCTGGTCTCGTCTATCGCATGTGTGTGTAAGACTTACCCGACTCCCGATCTCCAGTCCGCAGATCACCTTCATCGTCATCTTCGTCCTCATTGGCCGTTG CTGTTGAACAATGGCTGGAAGTTGGTTCAGATTTTGCTGGTTTGTGCTTTCTGTCATGCTGTTCCACAGTGGAGTAAATCGCTTCAGGATGCTCAAGCTCTGAAGACTCAGCAGTTTCtgtttcagaagccagttcaacaaccaACTTACCAGCAGTTTCCGCCTCAGAAGCCAGTTCGTCAACCAACTAAACAGCAGTTTCCGATTCAGAAGCTAGTTCAACAACCAACttaccagcagtttccgcttcagaagccagttcatcAACTACCTAAACAGCAGA ttccacttcagaagccagtAGTGAAGGCAGAGCCCCTTGATAAATGTGctgtagctgattctgagcagatTCAATGTGGGCTACCTGGGATCAGTGGTGCTGCGTGTGAagctatcaactgctgctttaaCGGAAAACAGTGTTTCTATGGGAGGGCGG TGACTGTCCAGTGtattagagatggtcagtttgtggtagtggtgtctAGAGACGTTACtctgcctcgactgagtctggattcgGTTCATCTACTGGGTGGAAACGACCCACCTTGTGCTCCTGTGGGGTCCACATCTTCCTTTGCTatataccagttccctgtgaccGCATGTGGCACAAGCGTGATG GAGGACAGCAGATCTGTGGTGTATGAAAACCGAATGACCTCATCCtatgaagtggggattggaccatatggttccatcacaagggacagtcattttGA gtttctcttccagtgtagataCTCTGGAacttctgtggaagctctggttgtggaggtcaactctgttcctccacctccaccagtagctgctcctggacctctcagggtggagctcaggctggccaatggccaatgtgtcaccaaaggctgtgctgatg gggatgaggcctacacATCCTACTACAGTGAcgctgattatcccatcacaaaagtcctgcggGAGCCcgtgtatgttgaggtgcacattatggagaggactgaccccaacattgtcctCATGCTGGGACGTTGTTGGACTACTTCAACCCCCAGTCCACTCAGTctcccccagtgggaccttctgatcGACGG atgcccttaccaggacGACCGTTATCTGACCACACTGGTGCCAGTGACCGGATCgtctggtcttcagttcccaacccattacaagcgctttgttgtgaagatgttcacatttgtagatccagCCTCACTGGCTGCTCTGCAGGAAACC atcttcatccactgCAGTACGGAGGTGTGCCATCCATCATCCGGCTCTTGTGAGCAAAGCTGCACCAGGAAAC GAAGAGACACCCATATAAAGGCCGTCTCTGgggagcagactgtggtttctagtggagAAGTTACTATGGTCATGTAA